Proteins encoded within one genomic window of candidate division TA06 bacterium:
- a CDS encoding biotin/lipoyl-binding protein: protein MEFDFAIDGKSHKIKLDVKEGPFEAEVDGKRETVSATLIDSHTISLFLGNRIVTAYIAFDGDTIQVFIAGEKFHIERAQKPSFMERLREEAGPVGDKKVISTPMPGQIVKIQVKEGQIVNPNQNLFIVESMKMENQIRSTVRARIDRIHFKDGDPVDANVAIVELSLVGEEKNVQER from the coding sequence ATGGAGTTCGACTTCGCAATTGATGGAAAGAGCCACAAAATAAAACTGGACGTGAAAGAAGGTCCTTTTGAGGCTGAAGTGGATGGAAAACGGGAGACTGTTAGTGCCACCTTGATCGACTCCCACACCATCTCTCTCTTCCTTGGCAACAGGATAGTGACGGCCTACATCGCATTCGATGGAGACACCATCCAGGTATTTATTGCAGGTGAGAAATTCCATATAGAGAGAGCCCAGAAGCCTTCTTTCATGGAAAGGCTCCGGGAAGAGGCGGGACCGGTAGGCGACAAGAAGGTGATATCCACCCCCATGCCCGGACAGATAGTCAAGATTCAGGTGAAAGAGGGCCAGATTGTCAACCCCAACCAGAACCTTTTCATAGTCGAATCGATGAAAATGGAAAACCAGATAAGGTCGACTGTGCGGGCAAGAATCGACAGAATCCATTTCAAGGATGGCGATCCCGTGGACGCCAATGTTGCGATTGTGGAACTCTCATTGGTGGGTGAAGAAAAGAACGTGCAAGAAAGATGA